The genomic DNA gATTTAGACTACAGGTAGCAGGTAGTATAAAAGCagtcaaaaattttacacgACTGGTGAAAAGGGTGTGTAGTGCTTTGAGTGTTCATATATGTACACTACATCTACATGTACTTATGCGTCACTCTTCAGCCTTCCATCTATCTCTACACAAAAACTTACTCTTATCTCTCAATCCCGGcgatggcaaaaaaaaatccaggCAGGCGAATCCACgtggctgaggaaggaacgcCGCGGGTGAAGCCCAAGgtgctttttatatttctgttttacaatatctctctctctctctctctctctctcgtctaagcgttttcccggtttctttcgCAGTCGTAAGGCGTCGGATCCTTCCTACCTTTCTACCTACCATCATTTCCATCGATCTTTCTCCATTGCGCATGGTTTGTCTTACAGTATCATTGTTAAACACTGGGCTCTGATACCATAATTAGATTAAATAAGTTACTAACATAGTCTTAAGAACATTGTTACTAGAAGATTTTTTACCtatgttcacaaaatatacGAATTAGATTTGATTTGGGGCACGATCCAAAGCATGGCCGCAAGCACGCCATGGTGGGAGAAGTCATTGCAACCATTTTatagaatttagaattatatttcaatctgaaatattacttattaaattccAGAAATCGGCTTAGTGTCCCGCAAGACGGCCGGGTCAGTGAATCCCGTGGTGGAGCTGACCAAGGACGAGAACGGCTACTACGTGCTGACGTTCCACACCCTGATCAAGACCGTCCGCTCCGTCTTCAAGATCGGCGAGGAGTTCCTCGAGGAGCGACCTGATGGCGTCAAGGTACGgtattctctctctttctcctAACATCATTTTGGTCTCACGCTTGACCTCTGATTTAAAATCGGCTCTGATTTGATGACCTGATGCCTGATATGGATGTTTATCTCTGTATGTGTATCCTTACATTCtccacatataataaaatacagtcctgttcgcgataaactcaaaaactactgcacagattttcaagcgattttcatcaatagatgcTGTCATAGtctgattcctgagaaaggtttagttgtataatttacccgagtgaagacGATATTGTTAGATGTTATAGCCagtatggtatcgttgagttagacTTACTTGGGGCTTCTTACTAATCTTGCTCAGATTCGTGTACTTTGGGAGACCGAAAGAAGGCGTAAATGCGTTGGTGATGGCAAActtttataccaaaatatcTAACTTTGCATGGTCTTCCACTTAAGCTACATTTTCGTTATTAATTTGTTCCTCACATTACTCTTCAGGTGAAGTCCAAGATGACGGTGGAAGATGGCAAACTGGTGCACATCCAGGTCGAAGACAATGGCAGGACTTCCAAACATGTGCGCACATTCACCGATGAATCTATTACTGCGGTAAGTCCATTACACTATCTTCTGGATCAGTGACCCCATTGTTAATGTCAATCggtaaacaaagaaataattaagtacgtaatttttttatttattaatttattgactgTGTGAGTAACGAATATATTAGAAGTATGATAGTTGCTCtggtagtacctacctaaatgaGTTGAGAGGACAGGTTATTATGGTTTAGGCATGTaaagagaagaaaaaagaCGAACAAAGTGGCAAAAAagatgattattataaacCGATGGAGGAGAGGATGgcacaaaaagaaataataagcAGGTACATGTGTTTGTCAAAAACacagaaatgtttttttatgcaACACTTATTATACAAGTTCTTTTTGcgatttattgtataataattaacaaaatatatgacagTAACTCAtcgagtaaaaaaaattgtaatagataattttaaatatatcaaatcacagtcacaattttaaatatattacccatataatcacaaaaaagcgcctatgtattattatcaaaattagaggtaaaaatagaataattataatcagtgatattacaaaaaaagaaattattattatttaattacattaaacaatttctctttattttattaattctgaAACCACCgttgttctaaaaataataacaaatgaaaaaatcaataaaaacctaaaactaggtattgtattttgaaaataaagatcATTTCCGTGACCTTGGTTAGTATACAAATTGTAGGCGTGCTATTgatgattttacaaaaaaaatatacctatgtcATTTATAAAGGAGTTTGACGCAAActctaaattaaaacaagtcAAACTTGATCAGTCACTGCGTAGTTTTTTCgaatgagtttacatttttgatCTCAGACATACCTATGCAATAGTGTACCTTTATCATCTagccataaaatataaaatggtgATCTTGTcgtaaatattgaaaacatttGGTATATGGACTTCtattataggtactatattAAAATCCTTTATATAGTATAACACATCTTCTGtgtgtaagtaggtataatttgttagttttcgctgttaattaaaagaaatcgaacaaaatgtgatttaaataaaagtttgtattaattttgtttctttcttttttgtccAGGTGACCACAGCAGAGGGGTGGGACGGGGAGTGTGTTCgagtatataaatatgcatCTTAGAGCAACAAATTCATCTGTATTGTTCTCTTTGTACTGTTACCTATACCTTTGTGTAGACCAATTAGACTATTAGAGGATAAGTAGGATCAAACATTAAAGGCGAATACCAAATAAG from Plodia interpunctella isolate USDA-ARS_2022_Savannah chromosome 21, ilPloInte3.2, whole genome shotgun sequence includes the following:
- the LOC128679137 gene encoding fatty acid-binding protein-like, with product MDLDQFVGRKYKLATADAKNFDEYLKFLEIGLVSRKTAGSVNPVVELTKDENGYYVLTFHTLIKTVRSVFKIGEEFLEERPDGVKVKSKMTVEDGKLVHIQVEDNGRTSKHVRTFTDESITAVTTAEGWDGECVRVYKYAS